The Candidatus Binatus sp. genomic interval GCCGTTCGTACGCGATCGATACGCAGAATTGCGGATAGCCGTGCGCGAAGTTGGTGGTGCCGTCGAGCGGATCGATAATCCATCGATGGTCGCTTTGATGCGCGCTGGCGCCGCTTTCCTCCGCGAGGATCGCATGGGTTGGAAACGCGCGTTGGATCACCTCGATGATTGCGGCTTCCGATTCGCGGTCGGCTTCGGTGACCAGATCGATCGAGTTCGACTTGCGATTGATGGTTATCCGGCTGAGCCGTTTGAGATGGATTCTGCCGGCGGCACGCGCGGCGCGGAGCGCAACCTGTTCGATTTCGTTGATCACAGCACAGGCACGATATTACTCGCGGGGAAAATCGTCCAGCGCCAAACGCAGATCAATCGACAGTGCGCGGGCCACGGCTTCGCATCTACCAGCGCGGCGTCTCGGCCAGGCCCACGCCGAGCGCGGCCTTGCCCAGCAGTTCGCGCGCGCGGGCGTTGGACAGCGGATGATTCGGGCCGGCGCGAACGTCGCGGTAATAGCGCTCCATGGGAAATTTTTTCAGCATCCCGTGCGCGCCGACGACCTCCATGCAGTAGTCAACCGCGCGTACCGCGTTGTTGGTCGCGACATACTTCGGCATCACCACTCGCGCCAATCCCGTCTCGCCCTTGAATGAATCACGATCGCGAAGGTAGTCGCGGGCGACGCCGAGATAGAGTGCGCGCGACTGCGCGATCAGCGCTTCGGCCTCGGCGATGGCGAATTGAACGCCGGGCAAATATTTGATCGTGCGGGGCTGCGTGAGCGGTTTGAGGCGGCCGGCAAATTCCTTGGCGAACTTCAGCGCGGCAATCGCCACGCCGGTATAAGTCGCGGCGACGGAAATCCCGAACCATGCGAACAGCGAAATCGCCTGGTCGTTGACCGGACCGATGGGCCGCGATTCCGCCATCGCGATCGCGGGCACGCGGACCTCCTTGATCACCAGGTCGTGGCTGGCCGTCGCGCGCATCCCCATCGCGTCCCAGGTCTCGACCAGCTCGAAGCCGGGAGTGCCGCGCGGCACGACGAAGGTGGCGGCGGCGGGCGGACTGGAGTCCTCGAGCGTCGCCATCACCATGAA includes:
- a CDS encoding acyl-CoA dehydrogenase family protein — protein: MSDRRNQLVALSAELAADFATRAAEHDRANSFPVENVDKMKAAGYTALVIPEKYGGLGADLEDFALCQEQLAQGCAATTIAINMHLFGIGSMVERASGRAQEELFFDAIARGRQILGGGISEPETGGDWGYFATRARRDGETYVLNGRKSFTSLSPVIDLFMVMATLEDSSPPAAATFVVPRGTPGFELVETWDAMGMRATASHDLVIKEVRVPAIAMAESRPIGPVNDQAISLFAWFGISVAATYTGVAIAALKFAKEFAGRLKPLTQPRTIKYLPGVQFAIAEAEALIAQSRALYLGVARDYLRDRDSFKGETGLARVVMPKYVATNNAVRAVDYCMEVVGAHGMLKKFPMERYYRDVRAGPNHPLSNARARELLGKAALGVGLAETPRW